In one Lolium rigidum isolate FL_2022 chromosome 3, APGP_CSIRO_Lrig_0.1, whole genome shotgun sequence genomic region, the following are encoded:
- the LOC124701296 gene encoding phosphatidylinositol-glycan biosynthesis class F protein-like yields MGAEATQIGAFTAAAAHALCLAGLAVAHSLAGPNALVSDPALALRLLVVCEAPLVIVVFSLLRRDPKHCSFLKAAARGLLGLPIGALLNAFGAVVLGAPVGIKFWTATIYWSLLMSLFTFVPAACVFGASKVNWQNTLSYSTYFTSSDAVDYMISVPSHGAVIGAWLGAWPMPLDWERPWQEWPICVTYGAIAGHLIGMVLSLILIVAHRRRVRVKAD; encoded by the exons ATGGGCGCCGAGGCGACCCAGATCGGCGCCTTCACCGCCGCGGCCGCCCACGCGCTCTGCCTCGCGGGCCTCGCCGTCGCCCACTCCCTCGCCGGCCCCAACGCGCTCGTCTCCGACCCCGCCCtcgccctccgcctcctcgtg GTCTGTGAAGCCCCACTTGTCATCGTGGTGTTCAGCTTGCTCCGGCGAGATCCCAAACACTGCTCG TTCCTCAAGGCGGCTGCGCGTGGATTGCTTGGCTTGCCCATAG GGGCACTCCTAAATGCATTTGGTGCGGTTGTTCTTGGCGCTCCTGTTGGAATCAA GTTCTGGACAGCAACAATATACTGGTCGCTTCTTATGTCGCTGTTCACA TTTGTTCCCGCAGCATGTGTCTTCGGAGCATCCAAAGTCAATTGGCAGAATACGCTTTCTTATTCCAC TTATTTCACTTCATCTGATGCTGTGGACTACATGATCTCTGTGCCATCTCATGGAGCTGTGATAGGAGCATGGCTTGGTGCTTGGCCTATGCCCCTTGACTGGGAGAGACCTTGGCAG GAATGGCCAATATGTGTCACTTATGGTGCAATTGCTGGGCATTTGATTGGCATGGTACTATCGCTGATCCTGATAGTTGCTCACAGGAGAAGAGTTCGTGTCAAAGCTGACTAG
- the LOC124701294 gene encoding dolichyl-diphosphooligosaccharide--protein glycosyltransferase subunit 1A: MAPPLRLAALLLLVVFVTVAASAARADLVISRADRKVDLTSHIVRILTSLKVENAGSEPVSNVLLAFPNIQAKNLAAIRAFGTEGKVKGLSTIVPIEVVQPSGAPPELTFFSASLHKALEKGRILHLDVLTVFTHSLQPFPEEIGQADSQLVVFQDSSHYLSPYPVKVQTLSIRLPGGRVESYTKHANTKLVDSELKYGPYEDLAPFSYNPMIVHFENNNPFAVAKELVREIEISHWGNVQITEHYNVVHGGARLKGEFSRLDYQSRPYVRGVSSFRHLVAKLPPRAHSIYFRDEIGNISTSHLWSDAKKTQLEIEPRFPLFGGWQTTFTIGYGLPLQDFVFTSDGKRFLNITFGSPMEEILIEKLIVKVVLPEGSKDIDVSAPFPTNQRQEVKYSHLDIAGRPVLVLEKPDVIPEHNLHFQVYYKFNNISLFIEPMMLIIGFFLLFVACIAYMHTDMSISKSSPSYLAKLQWDEVQATVQQIQGIFDQCLAVHDKLETSLHDLSRTGDTKSCKAARKAADAQFKELAKELKPLLMSVQSSPQSYQIWPKLEDLVAKEREMQDKLMARHSTVVDSFEKKLRGQDIENRIASQQQKIAALRQEVESLLEYLSEI, encoded by the exons atggcgccgccgctccgcctcgccgcgctcctcctcctcgtcgtcttcgtcacggtcgccgcctccgccgcgcgcgcCGATCTCGTCATCTCCCGGGCGGATCGGAAG GTTGATTTGACTTCGCATATCGTCCGCATCCTCACCTCGCTCAAG GTTGAAAATGCCGGGTCAGAACCCGTCTCAAACGTTTTGCTTGCTTTCCCCAACATCCAAGCAAAAAACCTGGCAGCAATCCGTGCGTTCGGTACTGAGGGGAAAGTGAAGGGTCTGAGCACCATTGTTCCGATTGAAGTTGTTCAGCCTTCTGGAGCGCCTCCGGAACTGACATTCTTTTCGGCGTCTTTGCACAAAGCTTTGGAGAAGGGGAGGATTCTTCACCTGGATGTCCTGACTGTGTTCACGCACTCTCTCCAGCCATTCCCGGAAGAAATCGGCCAGGCCGATTCGCAGCTTGTTGTCTTCCAGGATAGCTCTCACTACCTGTCGCCTTACCCTGTTAAGGTGCAGACACTTAGTATCAGATTGCCTGGTGGAAGGGTTGAGTCGTACACGAAGCATGCAAACACTAAACTTGTGGACTCCGAGCTGAAATATGGACCATACGAAGATCTTGCCCCGTTCTCCTACAACCCCATGATTGTGCACTTTGAGAACAACAACCCGTTTGCAGTCGCAAAGGAACTTGTAAGGGAGATAGAGATATCTCATTGGGGGAACGTACAGATTACGGAGCATTACAACGTTGTTCATGGTGGTGCCAGACTGAAGGGTGAATTCTCCAG GCTTGACTACCAGTCTAGACCTTACGTAAGAGGGGTTTCATCATTTAGGCATCTTGTTGCTAAATTGCCTCCAAGGGCCCACTCTATTTATTTCAGAGATGAAATCGGTAACATTTCAACATCACACTTGTGGAGTGATGCTAAGAAG ACCCAGCTGGAAATCGAACCAAGGTTTCCCTTATTTGGTGGTTGGCAAACAACCTTTACCATCGGTTATGGTTTACCTCTTCAAGACTTTGTTTTCACTTCTGATGGAAAGAGATTTCTCAATATCACATTTGGCTCTCCCATGGAGGAAATTCTCATAGAAAAGCTTATCGTAAAG GTTGTTCTACCTGAAGGTTCAAAGGATATTGATGTGTCGGCTCCATTTCCAACAAACCAACGGCAAGAG GTGAAGTATTCACACCTTGATATTGCTGGGAGGCcagtgcttgtcttggagaaacccGATGTCATTCCAGAGCATAACTTACATTTCCAG GTGTACTACAAATTCAATAACATCTCGCTATTCATAGAGCCGATGATGTTGATTATTGGCTTCTTCCTCCTGTTCGTTGCCTGTATTGCTTACATGCACACTGACATGTCAATTTCTAAAAGCTCTCCTTCTTATCTGGCAAAGCTGCAATGGGATGAG GTGCAAGCTACTGTCCAGCAAATTCAGGGCATCTTTGACCAGTGCTTAGCAGTTCATGATAAACTAGAGACCTCATTGCACGATTTGTCTAGGACAGGAGATACTAAGTCTTGCAAAGCAGCTCGTAAAGCTGCTGATGCACAGTTCAAGGAATTAGCAAAAGAGCTGAAACCACTGTTGATGTCTGTACAGTCGTCCCCTCAGTCTTATCAGATATGGCCAAAG TTGGAGGACTTGGTTGCAAAGGAGAGGGAGATGCAGGATAAGCTCATGGCAAGGCATTCCACCGTGGTTGACAGTTTCGAGAAGAAGCTACGTGGGCAAGATATAGAGAACCGGATTGCTTCCCAGCAGCAGAAAATTGCTGCGCTGAGGCAAGAGGTTGAGTCTCTCTTAGAGTACCTTAGCGAGATATGA
- the LOC124701295 gene encoding protein MLO-like, producing the protein MAPAGGRELPDTPTWAVAVVVLVLVLISVALEHALHKLTHWFHHRHKKALAEALEKMKAELMLVGFISLLLTVFQDPISKICISKEAGDVMLPCHLPKADYEDKGDKGSRRRLLVYLAEMSHRRFLAAAPAEDVCEKQGKVALMSAGSLHQLHIFIFVLAVFHVAYSVVTMALSRLKMRRWKKWEAETASLEYQFANDPSRFRFTHQTSFVKRHMGLSSVTGVRWIVAFFRQFFTSVTKVDYLTLRMGFINAHLSPNTKFDFHKYIKRSLEDDFKVVVGISLPLWFVAILTLFLDFKGIATLTWISFVPLVILLAVGTKLEIIIMEMAQEIQERASVIKGAPVVEPSNKFFWFSRPDWVLFLIHLTLFQNAFQMAHFVWTLATPGLKKCYHENIGLSIMKVVVGITLQIMCSYITFPLYALVTQMGSNMKRTIFDEQTAKALSNWRNTARERKKTRDTDMLMQQMIGDATPSRGTSPVPSRGTSPVRLLHKNKRSDDLPSAPPSPMTEMEARDMYPAVAHPVHRLSPADRRRSASSSALESEASAEFSFSMQR; encoded by the exons ATGGCGCCGGCGGGAGGCCGCGAGCTGCCGGACACGCCGAcgtgggcggtggcggtggtcgtGCTCGTCCTCGTGCTCATCTCCGTCGCCCTCGAGCACGCGCTCCACAAGCTCACCCAC TGGTTCCACCACCGGCACAAGAAGGCCCTGGCGGAGGCGCTGGAGAAGATGAAGGCGGAGCTCATGCTGGTGGGCTTCATCTCCCTGCTCCTCACCGTCTTCCAGGACCCCATCTCCAAGATATGCATCTCCAAGGAGGCCGGCGACGTCATGCTGCCCTGCCACCTCCCAAAGGCGGACTATGAGGACAAAGGCGACAAGGGCAGCCGTCGGAGGCTTCTCGTCTACCTGGCCGAGATGAGCCACCGCCGGttcctcgccgccgcccccgccgaggACGTCTGCGAGAAACAG GGCAAGGTGGCGCTCATGTCCGCCGGCAGCCTGCACCAGCTCCACAtattcatcttcgtcctcgccgtCTTCCACGTCGCATACAGCGTCGTCACCATGGCGCTCAGCCGGCTCAAG ATGAGAAGGTGGAAGAAGTGGGAGGCAGAGACCGCATCGCTGGAGTATCAGTTCGCGAATG ATCCTTCGCGGTTCCGTTTCACGCACCAGACGTCCTTCGTCAAGCGCCACATGGGCCTCTCCAGCGTTACCGGCGTCAGATGGATC GTTGCCTTCTTCAGGCAGTTCTTCACGTCAGTCACCAAGGTGGACTACCTCACCTTGCGCATGGGCTTCATCAAC GCGCATTTGTCGCCCAACACCAAATTCGACTTCCACAAGTACATCAAGCGGTcgctcgaggacgacttcaaagtCGTCGTGGGAATCAG CCTCCCGCTGTGGTTCGTCGCGATCCTCACGCTCTTCCTTGATTTCAAAGGGATCGCCACGCTCACCTGGATCTCTTTCGTCCCCCTCGTT ATCCTCCTGGCGGTTGGGACCAAGCTTGAGATCATCATCATGGAGATGGCGCAAGAGATCCAGGAACGAGCCAGCGTCATCAAGGGGGCTCCTGTCGTGGAGCCCAGCAATAAGTTCTTCTGGTTCAGCCGCCCCGATTGGGTCCTCTTCCTCATACATTTGACACTTTTCCAG AATGCGTTCCAGATGGCTCATTTCGTGTGGACCCTG GCCACACCCGGCTTGAAGAAATGCTACCACGAGAACATAGGACTCAGCATCATGAAGGTCGTCGTGGGGATAACTCTTCAGATCATGTGCAGCTACATCACATTTCCCCTCTACGCACTCGTCACACAG ATGggctcaaacatgaagagaaccaTCTTTGACGAACAGACGGCCAAGGCACTGTCAAACTGGCGGAACACTGCCAGGGAGAGGAAGAAGACCCGAGACACGGACATGCTGATGCAACAGATGATCGGCGACGCTACGCCGAGCAGAGGCACGTCGCCGGTGCCAAGCCGAGGCACGTCACCGGTGCGCCTGCTTCACAAGAACAAGCGCTCCGATGATCTACCAAGCGCACCCCCCTCGCCAATGACCGAGATGGAGGCTAGGGACATGTACCCGGCTGTCGCACATCCGGTGCACAGACTAAGTCCTGCGGATAGGAGGAGGTCTGCCTCGTCGTCGGCCCTCGAATCTGAAGCCAGTGCTGAATTTTCCTTCAGTATGCAACGTTGA